The proteins below are encoded in one region of Bremerella sp. P1:
- a CDS encoding M16 family metallopeptidase — MRSTYYSESFDNGLTLLAESMPWLQSAAFSIVIPAGVQREVEANRGVANLLCDWVQRGCGDLDSREYVEALDNLGVARGGGVSSSHLSFGGALLAENLEATLSIYADLVQRPHFLPDEFEDAKQVCFQELRALEDDLHQQAMLSLRRQMYPDPWGWHPTGTLASLEALTQEVAKEYFDTWVRPDEAIISVAGNFDWDRLKETIQKLFGGWESRPGQKSYLGSSLPKYVHVPFESSQTHVGLGFAGVPVSDPDFYQARAAIGIMSDGMSSRLFSEVREKRGLCYTVYASCNSLKTQGAVLAYAGTSTERAQETLDVMIEQFNELPKGVHQDELTRLKARFKSGIIMQQESSSSRASSLAADWYHLGRIRTMEELETILDGISVETINAYLKKNPPKDYRVTTIGAKRLEVPSEISSGDA; from the coding sequence GTGCGTTCCACTTATTACTCCGAGAGTTTCGACAACGGACTGACCCTCCTCGCCGAGTCTATGCCCTGGCTGCAATCGGCAGCCTTTTCGATCGTTATCCCAGCCGGTGTGCAGCGTGAGGTCGAAGCCAATCGCGGCGTCGCCAACTTACTGTGCGATTGGGTCCAACGTGGGTGTGGTGATCTCGATAGCCGAGAGTATGTCGAGGCGCTGGATAACTTGGGGGTTGCCCGCGGCGGTGGCGTATCGTCCAGCCATCTGTCCTTTGGCGGGGCCCTGTTGGCTGAGAACCTGGAAGCAACGCTTAGCATTTATGCCGACCTGGTTCAGCGGCCCCATTTTCTGCCGGATGAGTTCGAAGATGCCAAGCAGGTGTGCTTTCAGGAGCTGCGTGCCCTGGAGGACGATCTGCATCAGCAAGCCATGCTTAGCCTGCGGCGGCAGATGTACCCCGATCCCTGGGGTTGGCATCCGACCGGGACGCTGGCCAGTCTGGAAGCGCTCACGCAGGAAGTTGCGAAAGAATATTTCGATACCTGGGTTCGTCCCGACGAAGCGATCATCTCAGTCGCCGGCAACTTCGATTGGGACCGATTGAAGGAAACGATTCAGAAACTGTTTGGCGGTTGGGAGTCGCGCCCGGGGCAAAAGAGTTACCTGGGTTCGTCCTTGCCAAAGTACGTTCACGTTCCATTTGAATCGAGCCAGACACACGTGGGGCTCGGGTTCGCCGGTGTGCCGGTCTCCGATCCTGACTTCTACCAGGCTCGTGCCGCGATCGGCATCATGAGCGACGGGATGAGCTCGCGACTGTTCAGCGAAGTGCGTGAGAAGCGCGGGCTTTGCTATACCGTGTATGCCTCGTGCAACTCGCTCAAAACGCAAGGTGCCGTCCTGGCGTATGCCGGGACAAGTACCGAACGGGCTCAAGAGACCCTCGACGTGATGATCGAGCAGTTCAATGAACTACCCAAAGGCGTTCACCAGGATGAGCTAACGCGACTGAAGGCCCGCTTCAAGAGTGGCATTATTATGCAGCAGGAATCGAGTTCGTCTCGGGCGTCCTCGCTGGCAGCAGACTGGTATCATCTCGGCCGGATTCGGACGATGGAAGAACTGGAGACGATACTGGATGGAATCAGTGTCGAGACCATCAACGCCTACCTGAAAAAGAATCCGCCCAAAGACTATCGGGTTACAACCATCGGTGCAAAGAGATTGGAGGTTCCGAGTGAAATTTCGTCAGGCGACGCTTGA
- a CDS encoding GNAT family N-acetyltransferase produces MEISLADLPDEPPLPPGFRFQPWTAEILKRHAEVKFQSFRFEVDANVFPCLGDSEGCFRLMREISMRDGFLPAATWLIEYEDPESRDWRPVATVQGVRDREGKGSIQNLGVVPGFRGQGIGAILLLRALNGFREHDLTQASLEVTSQNIGAIRLYERLGFRIASTVYKAVEMGTVQTSTHA; encoded by the coding sequence ATGGAGATCTCGCTAGCAGATCTGCCCGATGAGCCACCCCTTCCGCCTGGGTTCCGCTTTCAGCCTTGGACGGCAGAAATTCTTAAGCGGCACGCCGAGGTTAAATTCCAAAGCTTTCGGTTCGAGGTCGATGCGAATGTCTTCCCTTGTCTGGGGGACTCGGAAGGCTGTTTCCGCCTGATGCGCGAGATCTCGATGCGGGATGGTTTCCTGCCGGCCGCTACCTGGCTGATCGAATACGAAGATCCCGAATCACGCGACTGGCGACCGGTTGCCACCGTGCAAGGTGTCCGCGACCGCGAAGGAAAAGGATCGATTCAGAATCTGGGCGTTGTGCCCGGATTTCGTGGACAGGGTATCGGAGCCATTCTGCTGCTGAGAGCCTTGAATGGATTTCGCGAGCACGACCTGACGCAGGCTTCGCTGGAAGTCACTTCGCAGAACATCGGGGCCATTCGCCTGTACGAGCGGCTCGGTTTCCGAATCGCTTCGACGGTCTATAAAGCGGTTGAAATGGGAACCGTTCAGACCAGCACGCATGCTTAG
- a CDS encoding 6-pyruvoyl trahydropterin synthase family protein, which translates to MIIRKEYKFYAAHRNEELQDKCRNLHGHRYGIVCHFEVQRTGSYSTLFSDFDDKIGPFLKEKYDHGMLINVNDPLYATLKSHMATHGEDFKLCEFQGPTSVENLAYKLFTEITRMGFDLNLLEVQETDTSVISYDREDWARDNEAQVFSANQTIDTAQ; encoded by the coding sequence ATGATCATCCGCAAGGAATACAAGTTTTACGCCGCGCATCGAAATGAAGAACTGCAGGATAAGTGTCGGAATCTGCACGGGCACCGGTACGGGATCGTTTGTCACTTCGAGGTGCAGCGGACCGGGTCGTATTCGACGTTGTTCTCTGATTTCGATGACAAGATCGGGCCTTTCCTGAAGGAAAAGTACGATCACGGCATGCTGATCAATGTGAACGACCCTCTCTATGCGACGCTCAAGAGTCACATGGCGACCCATGGCGAGGACTTCAAGCTCTGCGAATTCCAGGGCCCGACTTCGGTCGAGAATCTAGCCTATAAGCTGTTCACCGAAATCACCCGGATGGGGTTCGATCTGAACCTGCTGGAAGTCCAAGAGACCGATACTTCGGTGATCAGCTATGATCGCGAAGATTGGGCCCGGGATAACGAGGCCCAGGTCTTTTCGGCGAACCAAACGATCGATACCGCCCAATAA
- a CDS encoding protein-tyrosine phosphatase family protein, which produces MRFMLADETTIPPTPSSYWVVPSRLLAGAYPGHLDPAEHETRIHTLVDAGILTFVNLMEADEANSNGQQFVPYEDTAAQRSPEAAMRRHAIRDLSIPTHATMNEILDAIDGSLASDSPVYVHCWGGIGRTGTVIGCWLLRHGLANPDDVLDVLQDLRQRDQERHDRESPETGQQRKFVRQWLTHRPGA; this is translated from the coding sequence ATGAGATTCATGCTCGCCGACGAAACGACGATCCCTCCGACGCCGTCCAGCTACTGGGTCGTACCGTCGCGACTGCTTGCTGGCGCCTATCCTGGGCACCTCGACCCGGCCGAACATGAAACGAGAATCCACACGCTCGTTGACGCCGGCATCCTAACGTTCGTGAATCTGATGGAGGCGGATGAAGCGAACTCCAATGGACAGCAGTTCGTCCCCTACGAGGATACCGCAGCACAACGTTCGCCAGAGGCTGCGATGCGGCGACATGCGATCCGCGACCTGTCGATTCCCACGCATGCCACGATGAATGAGATTCTCGATGCGATCGACGGATCGTTGGCCAGCGATAGCCCTGTGTACGTCCACTGCTGGGGTGGTATCGGCCGCACCGGTACCGTCATCGGATGTTGGCTACTGCGGCATGGCCTGGCAAATCCTGACGACGTGTTGGACGTGCTTCAAGACTTGAGACAACGGGACCAAGAGCGGCACGACCGCGAGTCGCCCGAGACCGGCCAGCAAAGGAAGTTCGTCCGGCAGTGGCTCACCCATAGGCCTGGGGCATAA
- a CDS encoding DUF434 domain-containing protein translates to MPDQRKHRGPHPLDRQLFDDEAIPGLREAVADLSWLWTRDYAIDSSLKLVGDRYALNARQRIAVARCACSDSAVVQRGQHEVSASELSGNELWIDGYNVLTSVEAALSHGVILHSHDGCFRDMASMHGSYRRVEETVAAIEIIGELAASFGVANCRWLFDQPVSNSGRLKTLLGKLAEERDWNWEIDLVADPDPLLAATDRIVASADSQILDSAERWFNLARIAIESRVPNAWVIDLS, encoded by the coding sequence ATGCCTGACCAACGAAAACACCGAGGCCCGCATCCGCTGGACCGGCAACTCTTCGACGACGAAGCGATACCTGGCCTGCGTGAAGCCGTCGCGGACTTGTCGTGGCTGTGGACGCGCGATTACGCCATTGATTCATCACTCAAACTGGTTGGCGACCGATATGCCCTCAACGCTCGACAACGTATCGCCGTTGCCCGCTGTGCCTGTAGCGACAGTGCGGTTGTCCAAAGGGGACAACATGAAGTATCCGCGTCCGAGCTTTCTGGAAATGAGCTCTGGATCGACGGCTACAATGTGCTCACTTCGGTCGAGGCCGCATTATCCCACGGAGTGATTCTACATTCGCATGACGGGTGCTTTCGTGACATGGCGAGTATGCACGGAAGTTACCGCCGGGTAGAAGAGACGGTAGCAGCAATCGAGATCATCGGCGAGTTGGCAGCCAGTTTTGGCGTTGCGAATTGCCGCTGGCTGTTTGACCAACCAGTCTCCAACAGCGGGCGATTGAAGACACTGCTTGGAAAACTGGCCGAGGAACGCGACTGGAATTGGGAGATCGACCTGGTCGCCGATCCCGATCCGTTGCTTGCAGCCACCGACCGAATCGTCGCTTCCGCCGACAGTCAAATCCTCGACAGCGCAGAACGGTGGTTCAATCTTGCCCGGATCGCCATCGAATCACGCGTGCCAAATGCTTGGGTCATCGATTTATCGTAG
- a CDS encoding LacI family DNA-binding transcriptional regulator, which yields MPKAYSNSTLSDVAREANVSVSTASRVLNGLAEKYRISRSTAQLVRESADKLGFRPSQVARSLRLKRTGLLGIVVPDLSNPFFSSIARAVTVSAEAEGFSAILADSGGAVGKEKTLIDQLTTRSVEGLIVCPVGLNFEHLETVHQQGMPLVVVDRCKANSSMVQVTSDHIAGTRQAMKLLLGNGHRHIGVLQGIAGTLPCDQRLQGVQEALTEVGARLDSAMIAGDQFTYESGYTSARKLLTTNPQITALFAMSTPNAFGAYQAAIELGLRVPDDLSLICFDDVAFADFMQVPLTTVSQDVPELGRLAASLVTQQLVHGKVPAQKTHTIPVTLLTRASVGKTSPS from the coding sequence GTGCCTAAAGCCTATTCCAATTCGACTTTGAGCGATGTCGCTCGTGAGGCCAACGTGAGCGTCTCAACCGCTTCTCGTGTGCTCAATGGCTTGGCCGAGAAGTATCGAATTAGTCGCTCGACGGCCCAGTTGGTTCGCGAATCGGCAGATAAGCTTGGGTTTCGTCCCAGCCAAGTCGCAAGGTCGCTTCGGCTAAAGCGGACAGGCCTGTTAGGGATTGTTGTTCCCGATCTTTCCAATCCATTCTTCTCCTCGATTGCCCGTGCGGTGACCGTGTCGGCCGAAGCGGAAGGCTTTTCGGCGATCCTGGCCGACAGTGGCGGTGCCGTCGGAAAAGAGAAGACACTGATCGATCAATTGACCACTCGTAGCGTGGAAGGACTGATCGTCTGTCCCGTCGGGCTCAACTTCGAGCACCTTGAGACGGTTCATCAACAAGGGATGCCGCTGGTTGTTGTGGATCGTTGCAAGGCGAATTCGTCAATGGTTCAGGTCACTTCCGATCACATCGCCGGCACGCGTCAAGCGATGAAGCTGCTACTCGGCAACGGCCATCGACACATTGGTGTGCTGCAGGGGATCGCCGGGACGCTTCCATGCGATCAGCGTCTTCAAGGAGTGCAAGAAGCTCTGACAGAAGTCGGCGCCAGGTTGGATTCGGCGATGATCGCCGGCGACCAGTTCACCTACGAATCGGGATACACGTCTGCCCGCAAGTTGCTGACAACCAATCCTCAAATCACAGCACTGTTTGCCATGAGTACTCCTAATGCATTTGGTGCCTATCAGGCTGCCATTGAACTGGGACTGCGCGTGCCGGACGACCTGTCTTTGATCTGTTTCGATGATGTCGCGTTTGCCGACTTCATGCAGGTCCCGCTAACGACGGTTTCGCAAGACGTGCCTGAACTCGGGCGGCTCGCGGCTTCGCTCGTCACCCAGCAGCTTGTCCATGGCAAAGTGCCCGCACAGAAAACGCACACAATACCGGTTACCCTCCTCACTCGAGCATCCGTTGGAAAGACGTCCCCATCATGA
- a CDS encoding nucleoside hydrolase: MKRELLLLLLLSSVSLILPHASFAAEPSKPIPLIFDTDIGNDCDDVLALAMIHALQSRGECELLAVTITKDHELAAPFADSVNTFYGRGDIPIGVCRSGVTPEEGKFNGLASEADGGQLRYPHDLKSGKQAPSAVDVLRKALVDAEDASVVICQVGFSTNLADLIESPADDISPLTGMELVKQKVRLFSVMAAAFAKIPDRKTGEPKLYREYNVFKDIPAARRLFSKWPTPIIWSGFEIGLNLTYPHESIERDYGYVAHHPVAEAYVRYIPPPHDRPTWDLTSVLVAVRPDHNYFDISPAGQVTVLEDGYTTFEAKEGGRDRYLILRDDQKARATEALTLLSSEPPHVQVASSPGER; encoded by the coding sequence ATGAAACGCGAACTACTGCTCTTGCTACTGCTTTCAAGCGTTAGCCTGATCTTACCCCATGCCTCGTTCGCCGCCGAACCTAGTAAGCCAATTCCATTGATCTTCGATACCGATATCGGTAACGACTGCGATGATGTCCTGGCGCTAGCGATGATTCATGCCTTACAGTCGCGTGGAGAATGCGAGCTGCTGGCGGTTACCATTACCAAGGATCACGAATTAGCCGCTCCGTTTGCCGATAGCGTGAATACGTTTTATGGCCGCGGCGATATTCCGATTGGCGTGTGCCGAAGTGGCGTTACGCCTGAGGAAGGCAAGTTCAATGGACTGGCTTCTGAGGCGGATGGCGGCCAACTGCGTTATCCCCACGACCTGAAGTCGGGCAAGCAAGCTCCCAGCGCGGTGGATGTCTTGCGGAAGGCTCTAGTGGATGCCGAAGATGCTTCGGTTGTCATTTGTCAGGTCGGCTTCTCCACGAACCTGGCCGACCTCATCGAGTCTCCGGCTGACGACATCAGCCCACTCACCGGTATGGAATTGGTCAAACAGAAGGTACGTTTGTTTTCCGTGATGGCCGCGGCGTTTGCGAAGATTCCTGACCGTAAGACGGGAGAGCCAAAGCTGTATCGCGAGTATAACGTCTTCAAAGATATTCCAGCTGCCCGGCGTCTCTTCTCGAAGTGGCCCACTCCGATTATCTGGAGCGGATTCGAGATTGGCCTGAATCTGACCTATCCCCACGAAAGTATCGAGCGCGACTACGGCTATGTCGCCCACCATCCCGTGGCTGAGGCTTATGTCCGATACATTCCCCCGCCGCATGATCGTCCGACCTGGGATTTGACATCGGTTCTCGTTGCCGTGCGTCCCGATCACAACTACTTCGACATTTCACCGGCAGGGCAGGTAACCGTGCTCGAAGATGGTTACACCACGTTTGAAGCGAAGGAAGGCGGTCGCGATCGATACCTGATTCTGCGAGATGATCAGAAAGCTCGTGCCACCGAGGCGTTGACCCTACTTTCCAGCGAACCGCCGCACGTGCAGGTCGCCTCATCTCCGGGTGAAAGGTAG
- the rbsK gene encoding ribokinase, which yields MQDSNIPPRIAVAGSINMDLVLRCAQFPTPGTTTVARSYDEISGGKGANQAVSAAKAGAHVSMLGRVGDDAFAQRLLGSLKGHGVDCTHVLTTPDCESGLAMIMLDQTGQNSIVVVEGSNGRFTPQDIKHLEDVIQSIDVMLLQLEIPLETVQEVVEIARAANVRVILDPAPVPDTLPSALLQVDLICPNEHEAEQLTGIAVDSPEQALAAAQALHAKGARHVVITLGGRGSFLFDENGGRMISAFETNVVDTTAAGDAFAGALAVYWAQHGDLDEAVRFGNAAGAIAASRMGAQPSMGTRSEIESLWGSLK from the coding sequence GTGCAAGATTCGAACATCCCGCCGCGGATTGCCGTGGCGGGATCTATCAATATGGATCTTGTGCTGCGATGTGCTCAGTTCCCGACACCGGGAACAACGACCGTCGCGCGGTCCTACGATGAGATCTCTGGCGGCAAAGGCGCGAACCAAGCAGTTTCCGCCGCGAAGGCCGGTGCGCACGTATCGATGCTGGGTCGTGTTGGCGACGATGCGTTCGCCCAGCGTCTGCTAGGTAGCCTGAAAGGGCACGGGGTTGATTGCACTCATGTGCTTACGACGCCTGATTGCGAGAGCGGCTTGGCGATGATCATGTTGGATCAGACCGGCCAAAACTCGATTGTCGTTGTCGAAGGTTCCAACGGGCGTTTCACGCCGCAAGATATCAAGCACCTAGAAGACGTGATTCAGTCGATTGACGTCATGCTTTTGCAGCTTGAGATCCCCCTGGAAACCGTTCAGGAAGTCGTTGAGATCGCGCGTGCGGCGAATGTTCGCGTCATCCTTGATCCAGCTCCTGTCCCTGACACTTTGCCTTCCGCTCTCCTCCAAGTCGATTTGATCTGCCCCAACGAACACGAGGCTGAACAGTTGACCGGAATCGCCGTCGATTCCCCAGAGCAAGCCTTGGCTGCCGCACAGGCCTTGCACGCCAAGGGCGCACGGCATGTTGTCATCACGCTGGGTGGCCGCGGCTCTTTTCTGTTTGATGAAAATGGCGGGCGGATGATTTCCGCATTCGAAACCAACGTCGTTGATACGACGGCCGCCGGAGATGCGTTTGCTGGAGCACTTGCGGTTTACTGGGCTCAACATGGCGATCTCGATGAAGCAGTACGTTTTGGCAATGCAGCAGGAGCGATCGCAGCTTCCCGCATGGGAGCGCAGCCCAGCATGGGCACGCGATCTGAAATCGAAAGTCTTTGGGGATCCTTGAAATGA
- a CDS encoding sugar ABC transporter substrate-binding protein — translation MKKLVPGLLLVLFLIGCKSEDSTTTDGADSSSEVKKPRIALIMKSLANEFFSTMADGAKSYQAEHPDQFELVVNGIKDERDISRQVSLVEEMIAANVDAIVIAPADSKALVPVLRRAKKAGVIVINIDNRLDAEVLAAEGAEIPFVGPDNKAGAKQVGTYLASKLAAGDSVCILEGVRTSFNGQQRFAGFQEAMTEANIKVADHQSGEWEMSKANTIASSMLSEHPEIKAILAANDSMALGAVAAVKGSGRTDDVMVIGFDNISAVQQAIREGKILATADQHGDQLAVYGIQNALKLIEDPNAAIEDVETPVDLITQESLSK, via the coding sequence ATGAAAAAGCTAGTTCCAGGACTACTACTCGTCCTTTTTCTGATCGGCTGCAAGTCGGAAGATTCAACCACGACAGATGGAGCAGATTCGTCGAGTGAGGTCAAGAAGCCACGCATCGCGCTGATCATGAAGTCGTTGGCCAACGAGTTCTTCTCGACCATGGCAGACGGTGCCAAGAGCTACCAGGCAGAACATCCTGATCAGTTTGAGCTTGTGGTGAATGGCATCAAGGACGAACGTGACATCAGCCGCCAAGTGTCGCTCGTGGAAGAGATGATCGCCGCCAACGTCGATGCGATCGTGATTGCCCCGGCCGACTCGAAAGCCCTGGTGCCCGTTCTCCGCCGCGCGAAAAAAGCAGGCGTAATCGTGATCAATATCGACAATCGGCTCGATGCCGAGGTGCTTGCTGCCGAAGGAGCGGAGATTCCTTTCGTCGGTCCCGACAACAAAGCGGGTGCCAAGCAGGTCGGCACCTACCTGGCCAGCAAACTGGCCGCGGGTGATTCGGTGTGTATCTTGGAAGGTGTTCGCACATCCTTCAATGGTCAGCAACGGTTTGCCGGTTTTCAGGAAGCGATGACCGAAGCCAACATCAAGGTCGCCGATCACCAGTCAGGCGAATGGGAGATGAGCAAGGCAAACACCATTGCCTCCTCCATGCTCAGCGAACATCCCGAGATCAAAGCGATTCTGGCCGCAAACGACAGCATGGCCCTGGGGGCTGTTGCCGCAGTCAAGGGTTCTGGCCGCACCGATGATGTCATGGTAATCGGATTCGATAACATCTCGGCAGTTCAGCAAGCCATCCGGGAGGGCAAGATTCTGGCCACCGCCGACCAGCATGGGGATCAACTGGCCGTCTATGGTATTCAGAACGCTCTTAAACTGATTGAAGACCCCAATGCGGCGATCGAAGATGTCGAAACGCCGGTCGATTTAATCACGCAGGAGTCGCTATCTAAGTGA